The following is a genomic window from Microtus pennsylvanicus isolate mMicPen1 chromosome 3, mMicPen1.hap1, whole genome shotgun sequence.
ATCACCCCCTTCACTGAGTACCTTTATAGGACAAAATCCATGAACTTGTtaggtttctctctcttttccaagaCTGTCCCTCCTCCCAGAACCTTTGTAGAGACCCCAGGAGCACAGCCAGAACTTTAATTAGAGGCAGGAAACTCCAACAGTTGCAGGGCTGCATCTGAACACCTTGGGTTTCAGCCCAGCTCTCATTCTCACCATTCTCTGTCCTGTGGCACAGTTCTAAACTCTGCATCTCTGAGTCATCACCTctaaaatgagaataaattaGAGCCTCAAGAAGTTTTGAATACTAAATCCGGTATCTAAGCCCGTGGCCAGGAAGTCACTTAGGAATCCTTAGTTTGCACAGCGTTTGAAAATGTTCCCCTTTGGGTTCTTCCTACATACAGCTGAAATCATTGAGTAAATTATTTACacacttatttgtttgttctgtgaCTCTCTTAAATTACCGGGTTAATGTGGGCAGAAAGGATGTGGGTACCCCTTTTCACCATTTTAACTTCAGGTTTTGATAGACTCTAGGTATTAATAAACAGTTCACTCAGTTGAAAAATGTAACCATttccttgtgtttgttttccAGAGACCTAAGCATTTGAGAGCAAAGCAAACATAGAGGCCATTTTCCCTGACCTGCAGAAGAGTTCACAATGGAAACTTCAGCTACTACAGAGCCCTTCTACAACACAGACACCAAGAATGACTTCTTTACTGGACTCGTATGTGTGAGCATGGACGTGCGGGCATTTGGAATCACAGTGCTGACCCCCCTGTACTCCCTGGTGTTCATCATTGGTGTGATAGGCAATGCCCTAGTGGTTCTGGTGCTGATACAGCACAGGAGGCTTCGAAGTATGACCAGCATCTACCTATTCAACCTGGCTATCTCTGATCTAGTCTTCCTCTTCGCATTACCTTTCTGGATTGACTATATAATAAAAGGAGACTGGATTTTTGGTGATGCCATGTGTAAGTTCCTCTCTGCATTTTATTACCTGGGCTTGTACAGTGACATGTTTTTCATCACCCTGCTTACCATTGATAGGTATCTAGCCATTGTCCATGCTGTGTTTGCCCTGCGGGCCCGAACCGTCACTTTTGGCATCATTACCAGCGTCATCACCTGGGTCCTAGCCATCTTGGCTTCCATTCCTTGTCTGTGTTTTTTCAAGGCCCAGTTGGAATTCACTTACAATACCTGCAGAGCAGATTTGCCCAAGGaaagcctaaaatattttttgaggttTCAGGCTGTAACAATGAACCTCCTTGGACTAATTTTACCTCTCTTGGCCATGATTATCTGCTATACAAGGATCATCAACGTTCTGCATAGAAGACCCAATAAGAAGAAGGCCAAAGCCATGCGTCTGATTTTTGTTATCacgcttctcttcttcctcctctggacCCCCTACTATCTGGCTGCATTTGCTTCTGCTTTTGAAGACTTCCTTTTCACCAGTGAGTGCGAGAGAAACCAACAGTTGGACCTGGCCTTGATGGTAACTGAGGCTATTGCCTACACCCACTGCTGTGTCAACCCATTCATTTATGTCTTTGTGGGTAAGCGGTTCCGGAAGTACCTCCGGCAGCTGTTTCAGAGGCGTACAGCTATTTCCCTGGCAAAATGGCTGCCCTTCCTCTCTGTGGACCGAACTCAGAGTGCCAATTCCGTGTCTCCATCCACAGGGGAGAATGAGCTCTCTGCTGGTATCTAATTTGGATCCCTGGATGCCAGCCAAGATCCAGAAGAGAGTGAAAACATAGTGACTCTCCAACATAGATACTCATTGTCTTGTAGACCAGCAGGACCTTGCAGGTAGCTGAGATAGAAGTCAACTCTTTAACGTTTGCCATTATCTTCTTCCTGTCAGAGAGGAGATGTATGAACAAATTGTGACATTCCAAAGACCAGGTCAATAGGTTTCAGGGAAGAGCTTAGATACAATAAGAGGTAGTGTTTGTGGTCATTAGGACTGTCAAATAAAGTGAACCCTACAATGATTGTGGAACCAGTTAAGTCTACGATAGTGTGTACTCTGAACCTAGAAGTCAAAGGCAGATCACAGATGCCATTTCTGCTGTACTCCCACTGCAGGGCCTGAACTCTTGAAAACCCTTAAATTTAAGATCTATTGAGGCACTGCTTTATCATTTGGGTAGTAAAGTCATTAGAGAGAGATTTATATTTGTTAAAACCAAAGACTATGACAAGTCAATAGGCAAGGACATTCACTTTGCCTATTTATATTCTTCTCCTTAAGGGAAGTGGCCTCTTagtatataatataacataatattaTTACTATAATATATGTAGTGTATGTTAACCTCAGAGATGTTATCCTGCTGGTTCTATATAACTAGTCTAGAAAAATAATTCCTAGTGCATTGTCTTTCGTTAACAGCATGACAAAT
Proteins encoded in this region:
- the LOC142846909 gene encoding C-C chemokine receptor 1-like protein 1, with the protein product METSATTEPFYNTDTKNDFFTGLVCVSMDVRAFGITVLTPLYSLVFIIGVIGNALVVLVLIQHRRLRSMTSIYLFNLAISDLVFLFALPFWIDYIIKGDWIFGDAMCKFLSAFYYLGLYSDMFFITLLTIDRYLAIVHAVFALRARTVTFGIITSVITWVLAILASIPCLCFFKAQLEFTYNTCRADLPKESLKYFLRFQAVTMNLLGLILPLLAMIICYTRIINVLHRRPNKKKAKAMRLIFVITLLFFLLWTPYYLAAFASAFEDFLFTSECERNQQLDLALMVTEAIAYTHCCVNPFIYVFVGKRFRKYLRQLFQRRTAISLAKWLPFLSVDRTQSANSVSPSTGENELSAGI